TTGTAAACGAATTAATACAGCAGGCAGTCAGAGAAAACGCCTCAGATATTCACATAGAAGCCTACGAAAAAATGTCGCGAATTAGATTCAGAGTCGACGGTTCATTATATTCTGCGTTCGATTACCCCGTAACACTTCACCCGACTATAGTAGCAAGAATTAAGATAATTGCAGGAATGGACATCGCCGAAAAAAGAAGACCTCAAGACGGGCGCATATTGACTCTAATTGACGGGCGGCACATAGATTTAAGAGTCAGCTCACTTCCGACTATGAACGGCGAAAAAATTGTATTAAGAATTCTCGACCGTGATAACTCATTCGATGAGCTTGATTCGCTCGGTTTTGACTCTGAAGATATTATGATAATAGATCACTTTTGCGAAATGCCGTGGGGTATCTTGCTGGCTACTGGTCCTACAGGTTCGGGCAAATCCACGACTCTTTACTCAATGTTAAAGAAAATCAGCCGACCCGATATAAATATTGTAACAGTTGAAGATCCCGTCGAATTCTTTATACCCGGTATTAATCAAGTCCACGTAAACGAGAAGGCCGGACTCACGTTTGATGTTGCTTTACGTTCAATTTTGAGACAAGACCCCGATAAAATAATGATAGGTGAGATCAGAGACTCAGACACTGCGCAAATAGCAATCAGAGCAGCATTAACGGGCCACTTTGTATTATCGACTCTGCACACTAACGACGCTCCCAGCGCAATATCAAGAATTATAGACATGGGAATCCCTCCGTTTTTGTTATCGGCCTCACTTTCGGGGATAATCGCTCAAAGACTCGTGCGGTGTTTATGCCCATATTGTAAGCAGGAATACGAATTAGACTCGGGAACTTGTGAGAGATTCAATTTACCGCAGGGGACTCATGCATTTAAGCCGGTCGGGTGTCCTCATTGCAGAAATGGCTATAAAGGCAGACGCGGAATTTATGAGATAATTGTTATAGATGATGATTTGCGCGATATGATTCTGAAGGGGCAGGCGGCCATGTCAATACGTGACGCAGCTATTCACAAGGGCATGAAAACTTTGCGCCAGTCAGGTTTAAACGCAGTCAAAGCAGGTTATACATCATTGGAGGAGATTATAAGTGCAACACTTTAAAGATGAGACACTCAAGAAATTAATAAATCTAGCTATAGAATATAACGCAAGCGATATACATTTAAGTTCGGATAATATGGCAGCTTTGAGAATTCACGGAGATTTAGATTATATAAAGGATTTCGGGACATTTGCGCGGGAGACTCTTGTAAATTTTCTTGACGAGATTTTGAGCGATTCACAGTCAGAAAAATT
The Synergistaceae bacterium genome window above contains:
- the tadA gene encoding Flp pilus assembly complex ATPase component TadA, which encodes MENIFLSQRVRLGDILLQYGLVNKEQLTEAVKIQETSDKRLGEILIDLKALTSTQVAEALAVQLELPFIQLDRYQVQPDAIKLLPRSAAERLNVIPLKIDEEGSLLVAMADPLDLPAQDEIRMVTGLELHPACSGVEDIQRNIPRIYELQTNLASALTANEGITDAFTPLAATTTQVNPDDAPLVELVNELIQQAVRENASDIHIEAYEKMSRIRFRVDGSLYSAFDYPVTLHPTIVARIKIIAGMDIAEKRRPQDGRILTLIDGRHIDLRVSSLPTMNGEKIVLRILDRDNSFDELDSLGFDSEDIMIIDHFCEMPWGILLATGPTGSGKSTTLYSMLKKISRPDINIVTVEDPVEFFIPGINQVHVNEKAGLTFDVALRSILRQDPDKIMIGEIRDSDTAQIAIRAALTGHFVLSTLHTNDAPSAISRIIDMGIPPFLLSASLSGIIAQRLVRCLCPYCKQEYELDSGTCERFNLPQGTHAFKPVGCPHCRNGYKGRRGIYEIIVIDDDLRDMILKGQAAMSIRDAAIHKGMKTLRQSGLNAVKAGYTSLEEIISATL